The following DNA comes from Neofelis nebulosa isolate mNeoNeb1 chromosome 3, mNeoNeb1.pri, whole genome shotgun sequence.
TTTCTTGTTGGCATCACCAAACAGcctctttctgtttttgaacAAACCCAGACTTCTGCCTCTGGGCACGTGCACTTGCTACCGGGAATGCTCTTGTCCCAGACCTGGGCAAGGTTtgttccctcacttccttcaggccCCTGCTTAATTAAATGTCAGTTAATAAAGtaggccttctctgaccactctgtattaaaacaacaatagcaaTAAGAAAACGTTTCTCTATATATCGTCTCTGACAGTTCCcatctccctcatcctctttcattttacttctatagACCTTATTACCATATATATGACTTTTTAGTTATGCTATTTATTTATAGTCCATGTTTCCTTACAAGAATGTAAACTCCTTAAACCAGGGAGGATGTTTTGTTCACTACTCCATCCTTAGTACCTAACATATTACTTGGCCATCTAgtagttgttcaataaatatttgttgaaatgaatgaACAATAGAACTATACTCAAGATCAAAGTAATTTGtccattcttcttcttccctGCAGTAAATATTAGCCTTGGCTCAGTCTTTAGCATTGTTTCTATAACATTCTCTGTCTATTCTTGTGTTTCTATCTTTAGCCCCAACAAAACACACAGCAGCTGCTTATCTTGTGTGACTTTGCCTTTTAAAGTGATACCGTGCTTTTAACAattccatatgttttttttttttttaattaaacatactCTATCCCCTGCCGGATAGTGATGGAATAGTTTTTGCTGTCACTACCAGGCCTCAGGATCATATTTCCCAAAGAAGGGTTCTTCTCAAGCATCTCGATTGCTTCTTTCCGGGACACTGCATAAAAACATCTATAAAGGTGAGAtgaaaaacaggatttttttaacTGATGAAGATCATTACTTGAAAAAGATGCTACCAAAATAACTCTAAGAGCTGtagttattaatttttcttaatttaattccCAGTTTTATTACTACAATTACAATGATATAATTACTGTTATTACAAGCCTGGGGCACTATTAAGTACACTTATGCTTAATTAaggtctttcttcccttttccttccaaaCCTCTTTCTTTAACCAAAGAGGATCTGAAAAGTTACCTACTGGTCAGTATGTAATCACCATTACCATTTGAAAatctaaaataagaattaatagTATATCTCCAGTTCATAATCTCAGTTTATAATAAGCTCTTGGATAAATAATACTGGTTGGTGGTTTCTCTTCAGGGATACAAAACATTTCTATAGATGGTTCTCTTCTATGGTCTCTATTTTAAATAACTGATATTTAAGGGCATATCTGAATCCACTCCTTTTAGTATAATATGGCTTTCCAATGGTATTGATGCTATTTTAATgcataaatgtttaagaaagcacttctcatttttataataaattttgtaGTCAATGAAAAGTCTGGGTTttttcaacagagaaaaatatgGCAAGATATGCAATTCCCCAAAAGGTTAACAGTGAATATCTCTGTGTGGTGGGGAAAAGAAtggttttaatattctttttatctatttgtaaaaatacatattacttgttttattgaggaaaaaagaaaaagagtttgtGTGACTTTTAACCTATCAGTCCTTCAAATGTCACTGGTTTCAGCTGACAGTGATGGTAGGCAGGTGTCAGCAATTATAGTACAGCTAGACTGTACAGAGCAGAACCTGATGTCGCAGGTGGTACCAGTGTAAGTTTCCCTGACAAGAAGACCGCGACTTCAGGAGGAAAGGGATCCCAATCTTAGCCACACTTGTCAGCGATATAAGAGTGAAAAATAAGGATGTTGCTGGATTCATCCTGTCTGTGCCTCTTCATTTTCCCACCAACACCTTCTACACTGTTCACAGGGCTTTCCTCAAAGTACAAGCTCAATCAGTACTCACTGATTAGACAACTGAATAGAACATTCAGATACTTGAAACTCTTTGGTCTAATTTTATGACAGAAAAACAGTCAACCATGGAGTtgcatggttaaaaaaaaaaaaccaacatcttttccttccttctacatAGCGGTTTTTATTTAGGGTTGAGCTTTGGAAAGAATATCTATTTGGTCTAAAGGTGTGGGTGGAAGGGGATTTCCTGTGCGGTAAAACctgcattttgaattttgttgatCATGACATAGAAGAGGAAATGTGGCATCTACTCCGAGATCTAATGTTCATCCACAAGACAGTTTACTATCCCTGGTTTAATGAGGTCAATGGCTCACTCTCCTTgataattagaaattaatattaaCAATCTAATAAACAAACTAGAGTTTGCGGTACACTTACACTGGCATAGGGTTCAGTACATCCACATAATCTTCAGTAGGTTCCTGCTCCTTTTCTATAGCTGAACTCGGTATCCGCTCTGTCTCaatcctcctccttttctctctctctaggacTTCCTGCAGTCGAATTACTTGCCCAGGAAGGAGTGACGCGTGTAGGGGAACTGACAGCTGAAACCAATTAAGTCAGTAGGCAAACAAGAAAGCAGAGTAACTAAATGATTTCAGCAAAGAGGAGACCGCTGTGGTCCTAAGGAGCTTCAGTTATCTGACATGGATGGAGAGGATCATGAATAGAGGATCTTGGTGTCTTAAAACTGCCTTcaaggtgcacctgggtgactcagtgagttcAGTGGCCGACTTCGACCCAGATCATGATcacgcagtttgtgagatcgagccccacattgggctgtgtgctgacagctcagatcctggatctgctttggattctgtgtctccctctgtctctacccctcccccattcattctctgcctctgtctcttaaaaatagacataagaaaaaaaaaaactgccttcaAGCCAACCACACAGCTTTAACTTGCACAATGTGCCcaatcttcttccttcttcctagaACTGTTCTTTttggcctggcacatagcaaagtCTACCCACCTTGCACTACAGGCTAATTCAAGTAACAACATATCTCTCATTTTTCATTCTGACCTCACTAGTTCTTGCTGCCAGTTAAGTCCCAAAGTACCAGTGAGGTGCCTTGCTGTCCCACAGCTAACCTGGAATTCGCTGCACCAGCCATATGGCAACATAGGGTTCAGGTGGAACTATTCGTTAGATGACCCAGCGTCTGTAGCCAGAGGTCTAGACTTcggtgtatctgtgtgtgtatttcaaattttcattcaCAGATTAGGATTATGATACTGTTGTACTTAGTTTCTTTTAGACTTCTCTAGAGATGTATTTTGGATTGAGTAACCTACACCCTCCTGATATTCATACCCCTGATTTACATCTCCTTATGGCCTATTTACATGTGCttattaatttctattgtttacatcttatgtatgtgcatatatgtgtgtttgtgaagTTTGAAATAAAAACGGAATAAGGGTACACAATAAAAAATGATTAGAGACTGTTTTTCTGGATAACTTAGCTAAGCTAATAATCAGTACAATTATTTCCTTATATACcaatccagaaaataaaagaatagaatgaGGAGAAACTAATGAGGAAGGTACTGCTTATTAATGGCCTATTATGTCCCAAGCATTGTGCTATTGGAAATCCTCACAGCAATACTATAAGATAGGTATGTTGTCCCTACtctacaaataggaaaaaaaaaggttcaggaaaaataaaaaggttcagaaaagttaaataactaaCAGGGTCACATAGCTAGAAAATTGTGGACTCAAACTCCAGTTTATTTAATTCAAAagcaaagtttctttcttttttatcttttcatttcttttttttccttttctttctttctttctttcttctttctttctttctttctttctttctttctttctttctttctttctttctttctttctttctttctttcttttttcctgttctttcaacTACAGTCTATGTTTCTCGAACTTCTGGTAAAGCTGTCCTAACAACAGCATGGTGTGAATGTACACAGAGTGTTCAGGGAACCTAGTAAAAAACATTTATACAGCACAAAACTTAAGACAACTGTTCTCTTGGAAAttcacatgaattttattttgcattctgtaatataatatgtacattttaattaaaataatgctttttatccttaaggaaaaaaactaaaaaacaatttctttttgcCAAAACATAATTGGTGTACCAGGTAGATGCACCCCAAGGCTTTCCAGTGGTTTTAGTATTCTCTTTGATACCTACTCATATACCCTTGGGATACTTGTATCCCAATATAAAAGTGCTGTGACACACAAAGATGCTTTTTCACAACATCAATGGACTTCCCCATTGAGTTTCTTCCTCCACACAAGTCAAAATGTCTTTCACATCTTTGACTCGACCAGTTTTCTAACCTCCTAAGACTTCCCTACATGGTAGCTGAACATCCAACTTTCACCTGTTATTGGCTGATATAAAAAGCCagcatcagggcacctgggtggctcagtcagttaagcatctgactcctggttttggctgaggtcatgatctcacagttcatgagattgagccccactttgtgCTCTGCGCTTACagaatggagcctacttgggattctctccccccccaccccgcccctcccctgcttccactgtctctctctcttaaaataaataaggaaacctaaaaaaaaacccagcatccATCATCTCAGTAAAGTGCAGTGCTTATCTCATGTGACTGCAAAGCCTTTACTTAGGAACTCACTTTGGATAGTCTGTACTTAACTGACTTCTTCTCTAAAAGTATCAGAGAACATGGTCCTTCTTTGGGGGCTGGCTCTTAAAGTACCTAATGTTTATAAGACAGTTGCTACAGAAGCTTCACTTAAAATAATGGTAGACATCCTGCTGCAACTGTTAACTATAAGCAGATCTTACTATTTGTCTCTGAGAAGATGCCATGGGAGTTGAACAGGTAAGCATCCTTTTGTCTTAAGACTaactaaacaaatgtttaaaggTGAATATTCATTTTGATGGTCCTCCTGTTATATTGTTTATGTTATTCATAAAATTCATTTCAGCATTTTATAAATACGTATTAAATGAATAAGAAAGGAATTGGAAAGTATTTTAGATGATGCTATATGAGCTGTAACTATCAGCATATACAAAGAACCATTGTGTCAAAAGACCAAAAAGTAGATCTCCCTGACCACCTGTTACTCTCTAGCTAGCACATGGCctggtttattttcttcataacaattatcacaattttaaactattttgtttactgcctttcttcctttccatccacctcatacaaatataaatttcatgAGTAAATGTACGGGTATATATCTGTCCTTTTCAATTCTTGTATCTTCACTTTACCCCTTTCACTCTGTATGGTTCATAGTCAGtgtccagtaaatatttgttgaattaatgaatcaatCAAAAGTAATGTCCTTCCTACCTCTGTTACTGTAAGAATGAAGCCTCTCCACTCTTCCCcactttctgtgttttctgtctgaagatgaaaacaaaaacataaagaagaaaagacataagTGTGAACATTAACACTTTTATTAACTTCAGGTAATTTTAGAATTTCGTATGATTGTTTCATAAGACTCCAAATGTGTAAGCTATCAAAACCCAGCAAGGTTGACAAAATGCATATCTTTCTATTGAAGCACgttgttttaaaaagtcagttgtaatttttaaagcactttaaattagttgaaaggaagaaacaattcattttcctttttgtttaagaCAATGTATATGTTATgaaatttcaaaactattttcttttgtcaGAAGTATATAGCTTCAATCTATCTGCTTACCAAACAAGTAAAATCAtacacatttacttttaaaaaagtaaatgttattcACTTATTTCTGCAATGTGTTAATGGTTGATCCACCCCACTGGTATTTAATATTGACTGGCTTTAAGTTTGCAACCAGGTAAGACCAATATAGTTAGTCCTTAAAAATTTCCAATTCTTAGCTCTAAATCCTACTAATatagccaacatttattaagtatttataagGGGCAGCtactgttctaagtacttcacACATTAAATGATTTAATCTTTATGGTAATTCTGCAAAAGGtactttaagaaatttttattttatagatatgctcatttaacatatttattgagtaccttaAGGGCTAGACACTATTCTAGGTACTGGTTCACATCAGAGAACAAAATACTAATCCTTGTTCTGGAATTTTGGATCTAGTTATGGAATAATATATCATAAGTAGAATAGTAAGTAAATATTGTAGCGTCAGAAGGAAATAAATGGGAGAAGAAAATGTAGAGCAGGGTAAGAGACATTGAGAATGTCATTAGGGGctaggggagaggaaaagggttgcaattttaataaaatggcCCAGGTAGTCTCAGTAAGAGAGATACATCTGAGTAAAGACTTACTTGtggatgaagaaaccaaggcataaaggagttaagtaacttgcctacaATTACACAGCTGATGAATAAAACAGCCAGAATTCAACCCCAGACATATGATTCCAATCTCGTGTTCTTTATCCACCATATCAGACTCATCTGGGAAgtttgcttaaaacaaaaaatctggGGCCCAGGGTTAGGGGTAGGGCCTAGATTTCCTAACAAGCGATTCCTAGTACAGTATTCCCCCTTATCTatggggatacattccaagacccccagtagATGCCTGATATTGAAGATAGTACTAAACGCTAcatatactatgtttttcctgtacatacatgcctatgataaagtttaaattataaatcagacACAGAGATTAACAACAGTAATGGAATAAAACAATTATCACAATATTCTtcaataaaagttatatgaatgtcgtctttttctcaaaatatcttattgtgctgtactcacccttcttcctgCAATGGTgcaagatgataaaatgcctacacggtgagatgaagtgaggtgaatgacgtaggcCTTGTGGTGGAGTGTTAGGTTACTACTGACCTTTTGATAAGGTCAGAAGGAGGACCATGTGCTTCCAGGCTGCAGTTGACCACGGGTAACTGTAACCACtttaagcgggggagggggactaCGGTACTGTAAAGATTCATGAGCAGTGCTTGCAAGGCCAACTCGAACAACTTCTTATTCAATTGCAACAATACGTTTAACACTGTAATTGTCGGTTGACTTTAACTGGCTCGCTTTGAATGTCAATTcaagaaaacctttttttctgtGCAAGTGCTAGCTGTACAGTGatgaatttaacaaacaaatttCTGCTCGTGTGGGGCTTAGAGTTTTATGAGATTAATACCATCTTTCACAAACGGTGTATATCTAATACACagttcttttctgaatttttctaattGTAACAGTAatgttctttatagttttttgttttccttttctagccCAGAATCCAGTCCGGGATCACAGACTGCATGTAGCTGTCATACGCCACAGTTTCCATAATTGGACACAGGTGTCTGGCCTTCCTTTGGCTTTTCTCACAGtgatatttttgaagattatAGTACAGGCCAATTGCCTTGCAAAATATCTCTCGATTTGTGAAATGTGGGTTTGTCTAATTCAGTAGTTCCAAACATGTATCATGTTGGACACGTCTCAGATTCATCTGGGAACTTGGTAAGTATCAACTCAAGAACAACTTCTTAAAAACACCAGGTGGGATCTCTGACTTTGCCAGAGGACAGAAGTGTATGGTTTCAGTGTGCATGTATACTAAACAAGTGGACAGGCCCTTTCAAATCCCTATTTAGAAAACTGCAGTTTTTGGCAAGAGGCAAGAAATGTGAACAAAGAATGAGACTTGGCAGGTCCTCTTACGATTCCTCTTTACCTCAGCCCAATGGGTTGTGAAGAGGTGAGTGCTATTTATAACAACTTGTTTCCAACTAATTGCGTCTCCTCACTCACCTTCAGTTGCACTTCCTCTTTTGGTAAAACAAGGGTGAATTTTGCGCAATTCTTTTCGGTTGAATTCTGGTCAGTAAGGCATGTGAGGTCTATTATGTCTAACTTGTCAACATACTGCAAAGATAAGGGAAATCTCATTAAATTGTTTCATGGGTAACATACATTAGTTCTAGAAAGGAGGAACATAAATGATTTGGACCTTGCATGAAATCCTGGCTTTCAACTGGGCATCGCAAGCCTTCCGAACTCAGAAGGCATTTGGAGATGTATTCTGTGATGGTGTGCTGGACCTAGCCCACATGACTTTgcaaaagctgatttttttcatttttaggaagTTTGCAAGCCAGTCACTAAACACagctgttaaaaattaaattatataaacatacaattatattaaaaacaaaggtaactaaaattcaaaactcattattttctaattatattactACATTGTATTTGCTATGCCCTTGAGGTTATTTACATCCTCATTTCTGTTTGAGGGAAATACTATCTAACAGTGTATTACCATACCTTTCTTCCCAATTCAGGAAAGTCACATTGATAGGTTAAAATCAGCtgtggtgggagtatttacaccttGGAAATTGGTAAACCTTACAAATTAGGGcttgatttattgttttgttaattgTCCTAGGAgccagcaattttttttctgcaaaagcTAGATAGCAAATGTCTCAGGCTTTGCAGACCACACAGAGTCTCTGTTGCAAATTCTTATTGTTTTCATACAacactttgaaaatgtaaaaagcatTCTTAGCTCATAGACTGTACAAAATCAGGCCACTGGCTAGATTTGGGTCAAGGGCCACAGTTTGCTGGGCTCTGGGTAGCAAAGTGAGgggtaaaatattaataaagcagATAAAATGTTAAAGTTTCTTGTGTCTGAAACTTTTTCATtgtgaacagaacaaaaaaaattgacaaaatattgTCCCATGATTCAGAAATTATCATGTTGTTTAGCAAAGAACTTACCCATGTCATTATCAAAATAGGTGAAGTTCTAACATACATGATTATTGCTTTGCTTTCCTCTTATCattaatgtaaacaaaaatatcaGTTGACATTCATATCAAATGTCACATTTAGTGACAAATTTATTAGGGAAACAGCAGATTGGAAGACAATTGCATTTGTCAAATCATGATTGAATTGCAATTTTAGTTGCCTGTGGATCCAAGTTCAGAAAGATCAATGAAAGTATCTGTGAGAATCAATTACCTATATagaaactataataaaaaatattgtaggggcgcctgggtggctcagtcagttaaatgtctgacttcggctcaggtcatgatctcacagcccataagttcgagccccacattgggttctgtgctgatagcttggagcctggagcctgcttcagattctgtgtctccctctctctctccctgtgcctgcttgcactctgtctctctctctctcaaaaataaacattaaaaaaaatttttttaagaaagaaaatatttttaaaaattgtatattttattttttcaactttgtgCTACACATTCTTTATATcagtaatatttataataaacttgtatacatatattcatacacatgATTTTTTCAAGAATGCTCTTCTTCAACATTTATCACATCACTGGTTATAAGGATCATATTAAGAAATTCCTCTCTTAGCCCAATACAATTAGAATATTTCTTCTGAACAACTGGTATATCTGGGCTAATCTGTATGCAGCTGGTCAGACCTGTTCTCTAGTGTGGGAAGATCAGATCCACCTCCAGTAAGTATAGTAGAGTTTTtatggcataatttttttttctgaattagcCTCAttcttgacttttttattttcctctgttttgcCCAGTAGAACTTATTTTACTAGGTTCTGTTTTgtgtccttattttatttttctgaataaagtaaggcagaaaaataagtaagtaaattttttttccagacctATTTCTATAATGATGAAGTTGTGGGTTCGTTTGGGTTGACCTATTTATTTTCAATGGACAAAGAGCAATTAAAAATGGACGGAAAGGTATAAGGGAAGCAGGACAGAATTAAAAAATTGCACACAAATCTTTTTCTGATGGATTGTCTAGATTAAGCTAAGTAAACTTTGCTGAGACAAAGGAGGAAGCAACAGAGGAGGAAGTGGCCGAATTAGATAGAGTGCTGATCTATTGATTAGAAGAAAggaagttttatctttttttttttttaattgtagggtTGAAAAGAGCCTTAAAGGTCATCAGTCTAATCCAGCTGCCATCTGATGCTTGAATCTCCTCCACGGCATCCCTCCCTGTAGCCATCCTGTCTATGTTGGAATATCTCAAACAACATGGAACTTATGCCTCTATGCCATTCTGCCTGCTAGCAAGCTTTTCCTTGTATTAAGGCACAGTCATTCCTCCAGTTAATTTCCATCCAATGGTCCTAGTCCTCTTTCTCTGTAATAACATGAAACGAATTCATTGACTCTTTCACATGACCTCCTGACAGTCTTTCAAATATGTCAAGGCAGCTTTAAATTCTTCCCTACTATAAGCTGAATTATCTCCATTTCTCACCTGTTCTATCTCTATGCTTTCTCCTGAGACTATCGCCCCCTCCCCAAATTTCCTAAAGTCtgcaccctctttttttttttttttttaaatttttttttttttttcaacgttttttatttatttttgggacagagagagacagagcatgaacgggggaggggcagagagagagggagacacagaatcggaaacaggctccaggctccgagccatcagcccagagcctgacgcggggctcgaactcacagaccgcgagatcgtgacctggctgaagtcggacgcttaaccgactgcgccacccaggcgccccgtctgcACCCTCTTTTAACAAAATGGGTAGATGGACAATTCTGCAGTATTTCATTGTAACAGTCTGTTCATGGCATAGTGGTTAAGAATGCTGGCTCAGGAGCAGGACCTGGATGGTACCCCTTTCATTAATTGTCTGATCTTGTACAACTTCTGAATCCCTAAACTTGACTACTCTCATCTATCTATAAGTGGTGATTAAAATAGTATACCACTCAGAAGAGTTGTTATGAGAATtagatgagataatgtatgtaaaatgcttgAATGCGTGCTATGTGGCAGCTCATCTCTCAAGTCCTTACATTCATTATCTCGTCTAATCCTTTTGATAACCTCATGTAATGGGTGATTCTTTTTATCCTAATTTTAGGGATTTGGAAATGATGTTGGACAAGATCTTTTATTTGCTTCCCTGGGTTTCCTTTTATCCCTTTACCACACAGTGCTGTGCACAGGAGAGGGACCTGTGGGGACAACATCAAGGGCCCCTTTATTCCCATTGGGTTGGACCCTAGTTAACACTGGCAGGAGATCAGAAGCCTGAGGAGAGTGAGGTATTTATGCAATTGCTTCCTCAGTCAAAGATCTTACTCCTCTCAATGCAGTCATCTTCATACACTTCTGTTCACttttctcccacttttttttttttttttttaaattctgggcATCAAAGTAGGGAACTGTTCCTAGCCTCAGAGTTCTATTCTATCCTTTGTAGTTTTCCTATATCCTGTCCACTGCTTTGAATATAGCATCTTCATTAAGCTCTCTTCAAAAATGCCCAATCTGAGGGGCTCCTGGCCGGCTTGATCAGTAGGGCACGAACTCCTGATCTCGGTTGGGGGCAtatgtaagttcgagccccacgttgggtttagagattacttaaaaataaaatctttaaaaaaaaaatgcccaattTGAGATGTCATCTGTTTACTACCAGTTTCCTGTCTGATATACTGACACAGACAGGTTAAGTAACTAGCCCAAGACCCACAGTTCACAGTGGCAGGAGACAGGATAACAAGCCAGGCAGTCTGCCTGAAGACCAGGCGGCAGTCCTAAGCTGTACTCACTAAGCTGTACTGCCTCATGCCAGGTAGCAAGTGAGCAATAACTATTCACTTACCCACTATGTATACTGTACAAGGGTTAGACCAGGGTCTCTCATAGTCTCACTGACATCAGTAGGAAGTTGGAAGGCACAACAGAGGgactcattttattaaaatttattatggcATTTGAAAACACCTCCATATGAATCTTACCTGTCCAGAACTCTGGTGAAAgtcattttaagtttgtttttgtttgtttgtttttacatgttcttattttttttttcaatcttttatttaaattctcattagttgacatatagtgtaatattggaatagaatttagtgattcgtcacttacatgtaacacccagtgctcaacacattttgtttgtttgtttcttaaatgatttCTGGTTAATGGCACTAAAATACCTACAAGGTGGAATACATCACAAAGGctgttttttctgtctctttcattaAATCTGGGCATGTAATAATGATGTTCCAAGAACTGTGGGCTACTGAATCCATGgtaaaaaatgtttgtatttaaacAAGTTACTAGATCATAAAATCTCCTACAGGTATAGCATTCCATGGTAGGCAAACATTTGACACTAAAACACTACATTTTATTTGTGGGAAAAATGAAATACACAGTTTTTGATCTTTGtggaaaaattgaaatataaatcaagtatttgataggggcgcctgggtggctcagttggttgagtgtccgaattgggctcaggtcatgatctcacagttcatgggttcgagccccacatccggctctgctgacagctcagagcctggagcctgcttcagattctgtgtctccctctctctctgcccctcccctgctcacgctctgtctctcaaaaataaataaatgtaaaaataaaaaaaattaaaaataaattatttgaaattaatactaataaataaatcTCAGAATCTCTTTATTCTCATGCTTAAGCTCTTAGAAGTCTCTTTAGCAGGTTATGTTTTCGTCTCCCTAGAAAAATTAATGTTATGAGGCTTTGGGGATCATCTAGTTTCTTTCGGATAATAACTGCATGATACAGCCAGATAAAAAACTGGGGAAATTAAGGCTACCCCTTGGCATTAAGCAAGTTTTGGCATTAAgctaaaattttcacttttcaactaAGTTTCTACCATTgggatcagaaagaaaaaaatgcaaaactaaagACACAAGTTTATATCTTCTTCGTAGGTGCCCTGGAAACTTTACCATAGGTCTTATATCTGATAGTATCCACAGATATCAATGTTCTTATTTGAATTGGTTTTACTAGAATATCTTTactcttgagagacagaaaaccccaaatgaataaaactatATAACATGTCTATATTGGAAAAAATTGAACGAGCCAAATGTGTTTAACTACTTACTGTTGGACTTTTTttgtcagaataaaaaaaaagtgtagttcCTCTCAACTCTGTCCAGTAATGTTTATACTCCTgtgggaaagaaattaaaagcattatTTCATTGGTATATATTCAACTGTTTTCTTG
Coding sequences within:
- the STAP1 gene encoding signal-transducing adaptor protein 1 isoform X2; its protein translation is MMDKKPPKPAPRRIFQERLKITALPLYFEGFLLVKRSECQEYKHYWTELRGTTLFFYSDKKSPTYVDKLDIIDLTCLTDQNSTEKNCAKFTLVLPKEEVQLKTENTESGEEWRGFILTVTELSVPLHASLLPGQVIRLQEVLEREKRRRIETERIPSSAIEKEQEPTEDYVDVLNPMPVCFYAVSRKEAIEMLEKNPSLGNMILRPGSDSKNYSITIRQGIDMPRIKHYKVMSVGKNYTIELEKPVTLPNLFSVIDYFMKETRGNLRPFIYSTDERLG
- the STAP1 gene encoding signal-transducing adaptor protein 1 isoform X1, encoding MMDKKPPKPAPRRIFQERLKITALPLYFEGFLLVKRSECQEYKHYWTELRGTTLFFYSDKKSPTYVDKLDIIDLTCLTDQNSTEKNCAKFTLVLPKEEVQLKTENTESGEEWRGFILTVTELSVPLHASLLPGQVIRLQEVLEREKRRRIETERIPSSAIEKEQEPTEDYVDVLNPMPVCFYAVSRKEAIEMLEKNPSLGNMILRPGSDSKNYSITIRQGIDMPRIKHYKVMSVGKNYTIELEKPVTLPNLFSVIDYFMKETRGNLRPFIYSTDERLETKGFPV